One stretch of Deinococcus radiopugnans ATCC 19172 DNA includes these proteins:
- a CDS encoding ATP-dependent Clp protease ATP-binding subunit: MNRYDDRARLVFHYAREEGNRLGHAMVGPEHLLLGLMREGGTAATILTEFGASLDGLRRRVEEIIGRGEGNRLNDAPSITPRARRVMELASSEARSLGAQVTSTEHILLGIIREGDGVAFRILQELTKDVDTIRWRILAQGESSGGKAAKPVATPFLDEYGRDLTKWAREGKLDPVIGRSEEIRRVTQILTRRTKNNPVLIGDPGVGKTAIVEGLALAIHEKRTPPNLHGIRLISLDLSGVVAGTKYRGEFEERLRQIIEELRNAKVMAFIDELHTLVGAGGAEGTLDAANILKPALSRGEIQVIGATTTGEYHRYIEKDAALERRFQPVIVLEPSPAETLQILRGLRPKYEEHHGVQIPDAALELAVRIGERSLPGRNFPDKAIDLIDEAASRVRLNMSIDLPVAENEDGEPYVTREDIESVINSMGGIYSEESAEQLGDLEASLEDQVYGQPDAIKALSSALRRARVGLGGRTRVAASFLFVGPSGVGKTHLARALSRSLFNNERALIRVDMSEFQESHSISKLIGSPPGYVGYEQGGRLTEAVRRQPFSVILLDEIEKAHPDVYNTFLQVLDDGRLTDGLGRAVDFRRTIIIMTSNTGFNVGPTVGFSPVTPDNNAPLRHIFTPEFLDRLDDVIRFKPLGEEELVRVAQQLMGEMREELASRELNVTFDPAIASWLVGKLKARSPKHAVGSSRQLRTLVREEIEDPLSLELISRDGDEVRVVLTDAGVQFERGTTAPPQILA, encoded by the coding sequence ATGAACCGATATGACGACCGCGCCCGCCTCGTGTTCCACTATGCCCGCGAGGAAGGCAACCGCCTGGGCCACGCGATGGTCGGCCCCGAACACCTGCTGCTGGGCCTGATGCGTGAGGGCGGCACCGCCGCCACCATCCTGACCGAATTCGGGGCCAGCCTGGACGGCCTGCGCCGCCGCGTCGAGGAAATCATCGGGCGCGGCGAGGGCAACCGCCTGAACGACGCCCCCAGCATCACGCCGCGCGCCCGCCGGGTGATGGAACTCGCCAGCAGCGAGGCCCGCAGCCTGGGCGCGCAGGTCACCAGCACCGAGCACATCCTGCTGGGCATCATCCGCGAGGGCGACGGCGTGGCCTTCCGCATCCTGCAGGAGCTGACCAAGGACGTGGACACCATCCGCTGGCGCATCCTGGCGCAGGGCGAGAGCAGCGGCGGCAAGGCCGCCAAGCCGGTGGCGACGCCCTTCCTGGACGAGTATGGCCGTGACCTGACGAAGTGGGCGCGAGAGGGCAAGCTGGACCCGGTGATCGGGCGCAGCGAGGAAATCCGCCGCGTCACGCAGATCCTGACCCGCCGCACCAAGAACAACCCGGTGCTGATCGGCGACCCTGGCGTGGGCAAGACCGCCATCGTGGAGGGGCTGGCCCTCGCCATTCACGAGAAGCGCACGCCACCCAACCTGCACGGCATCCGCCTGATCAGCCTCGACCTGTCCGGCGTGGTGGCCGGCACCAAGTACCGCGGCGAGTTCGAGGAGCGCCTGCGCCAGATCATCGAGGAACTGCGCAACGCCAAGGTGATGGCCTTTATCGACGAGCTGCACACTCTGGTGGGGGCGGGCGGCGCGGAAGGCACGCTGGACGCGGCCAACATCCTCAAGCCCGCGCTGAGCCGGGGCGAAATACAGGTCATCGGCGCGACGACCACCGGCGAATATCACCGCTACATCGAGAAGGACGCTGCGCTGGAGCGCCGCTTCCAGCCGGTGATCGTGCTGGAACCCAGCCCCGCCGAGACTCTGCAGATTCTGCGCGGCCTGCGCCCCAAGTACGAGGAACACCACGGCGTGCAGATTCCTGACGCCGCACTGGAACTGGCCGTCCGCATTGGCGAACGCAGCCTGCCGGGGCGCAATTTTCCCGACAAGGCGATTGACCTGATCGACGAGGCCGCTTCTCGGGTCCGCCTGAACATGAGCATCGACCTGCCGGTGGCCGAGAACGAGGACGGCGAACCCTACGTGACCCGCGAGGACATCGAGAGCGTCATCAACTCGATGGGCGGCATCTACAGCGAGGAAAGCGCCGAGCAACTGGGCGACCTGGAGGCCAGCCTGGAAGATCAGGTCTACGGCCAGCCGGACGCGATCAAGGCGCTCAGCTCGGCGCTGCGCCGCGCCCGCGTGGGCCTGGGCGGACGCACCCGTGTGGCCGCCAGCTTCCTGTTCGTCGGCCCCAGCGGCGTGGGCAAGACCCATCTGGCGCGGGCGTTGTCGCGCAGCCTGTTCAACAACGAGCGCGCGTTGATCCGGGTGGACATGTCCGAATTTCAGGAAAGCCACAGCATCAGCAAGCTGATCGGCTCCCCTCCCGGCTACGTGGGCTACGAGCAGGGTGGCCGCCTGACGGAAGCGGTGCGCCGCCAGCCTTTCAGCGTGATTCTGCTCGACGAGATCGAGAAGGCGCACCCGGACGTGTACAACACCTTCCTGCAAGTGCTGGACGATGGCCGCCTGACCGACGGGCTGGGCCGCGCGGTGGACTTCCGGCGCACCATCATCATCATGACCAGCAACACCGGCTTCAACGTCGGCCCCACGGTGGGTTTCAGCCCGGTGACGCCGGACAACAACGCGCCGCTGCGCCACATCTTCACCCCCGAGTTCCTGGACCGCCTGGACGATGTGATCCGCTTCAAGCCGCTGGGCGAGGAAGAACTGGTGCGCGTGGCCCAGCAGCTGATGGGCGAGATGCGCGAGGAACTCGCCAGCCGCGAGTTGAACGTCACCTTCGATCCGGCCATCGCGTCGTGGCTGGTGGGCAAGCTCAAGGCCCGCAGCCCCAAGCACGCGGTGGGCAGCTCGCGCCAGTTGCGAACGCTGGTGCGCGAGGAGATCGAGGACCCGCTGTCCCTGGAACTGATCAGCCGCGACGGCGACGAGGTCCGCGTGGTCCTGACCGACGCGGGCGTGCAGTTCGAGCGCGGCACCACGGCCCCGCCGCAGATTCTGGCGTAG
- a CDS encoding amylosucrase has product MPTTLLTPEQAERLRLAFDDDRDAQTFFLRLERYGPELLDSLRAVYLERADGLLERLLEIMLHAYHTRPADLKRLDEARLLSPDWLQSPHMVGYVAYTDRFAGTLRGVQEHVDYLEGLGVTYLHLMPLLRPREGENDGGYAVADYRSVRPDLGTMDDLSGLARELRGRGISLVLDLVLNHVAREHEWAERARAGEEQYRDYFHFFADRGLPDAYEASLPEVFPDFAPGNFTWDEQAGEGGIGGWVWTTFNTYQWDLNWGNPDVLAEFVDIILNLANRGVEVFRLDAIAFIWKRLGTSSQNQPEVHHLTRALRAAARIVAPAVAFKAEAIVGPDDLIHYLGSGTHHGRVSDMAYHNSLMVQLWSSLASRDTRLMEEALRAFPPKPTNTTWGLYVRCHDDIGWAISDTDAARVGMSGPGHRHFLSDFYSGEFAGSFARGLVFQHNPATGDRRISGAAASLAGLETALEGGDETQIELAVGRLLLLHTVVLGFGGVPLLYMGDELALTNDDRYADIPEHAADNRWVHRPRMDWALAEEVQAHPDTPAGQVNAGLRQRIAVRKTLPHLHASIESRVIASPDPRVLVLRRDHPQGTLLELYNFSEDRVVLPAYTLRGQLGEDARDALSGSAFHLSRPTLTLDPYRALWLTAAEVNA; this is encoded by the coding sequence ATGCCCACCACCCTGCTGACCCCCGAACAGGCCGAGCGGCTGCGGCTGGCCTTCGACGACGACCGCGATGCCCAGACCTTCTTTCTACGGCTGGAGCGCTACGGCCCCGAGTTGCTGGACAGCCTGCGTGCGGTGTATCTGGAGCGTGCCGATGGCCTGCTGGAACGGCTGCTGGAGATCATGCTGCACGCCTACCACACCCGCCCCGCCGACCTGAAACGGCTGGACGAGGCCCGGCTGCTGTCGCCGGACTGGCTGCAATCGCCGCACATGGTGGGGTACGTGGCGTATACCGACCGCTTCGCCGGAACGCTGCGCGGCGTGCAGGAGCATGTGGACTATCTGGAAGGGCTGGGCGTCACCTACCTGCACCTGATGCCGTTGCTGCGCCCGCGTGAGGGCGAGAACGACGGCGGCTACGCGGTGGCCGACTACCGCTCGGTGCGCCCCGATCTGGGCACCATGGATGACCTGTCGGGGCTGGCGCGTGAACTGCGCGGCCGGGGCATCAGCCTGGTGCTGGATCTGGTGCTGAACCATGTGGCCCGCGAGCACGAGTGGGCCGAACGTGCGCGGGCGGGCGAGGAACAATACCGCGACTACTTCCATTTCTTCGCCGACCGTGGCCTGCCCGACGCCTACGAGGCCAGCCTGCCCGAGGTGTTCCCCGACTTTGCCCCCGGCAACTTCACCTGGGACGAGCAGGCGGGCGAGGGCGGCATCGGCGGCTGGGTCTGGACGACTTTCAACACCTACCAGTGGGACCTGAACTGGGGCAATCCCGACGTGCTGGCCGAATTCGTGGACATCATCCTGAATCTGGCGAACCGGGGGGTGGAGGTATTCCGGCTGGACGCCATCGCCTTTATCTGGAAGCGGCTGGGCACCAGCAGCCAGAACCAGCCGGAGGTGCATCACCTGACCCGCGCTCTGCGGGCGGCGGCGCGCATCGTGGCCCCGGCGGTGGCGTTCAAGGCCGAGGCCATCGTGGGGCCGGATGACCTGATCCATTACCTGGGCAGCGGCACCCACCACGGCCGGGTCAGCGACATGGCCTACCACAACAGCCTGATGGTGCAGCTGTGGAGCAGCCTCGCCAGCCGCGACACGAGATTGATGGAAGAGGCCCTGCGCGCCTTTCCCCCCAAGCCGACCAACACCACCTGGGGCCTGTACGTGCGCTGCCACGACGACATCGGCTGGGCCATCAGCGACACCGACGCCGCGCGGGTGGGCATGAGCGGGCCGGGCCACCGCCACTTCCTCAGCGACTTCTACAGCGGCGAATTCGCCGGGTCTTTTGCGCGTGGCCTGGTCTTTCAGCACAACCCGGCCACCGGCGACCGGCGCATCAGCGGCGCGGCGGCCAGTCTGGCCGGCCTGGAAACGGCGCTGGAGGGCGGCGACGAGACGCAGATCGAGCTGGCCGTGGGGCGCCTGCTGCTCCTCCACACGGTGGTGCTGGGCTTCGGCGGGGTGCCGCTGCTGTACATGGGCGACGAACTGGCGCTGACCAACGATGACCGCTACGCCGACATCCCCGAACATGCGGCCGACAACCGCTGGGTGCACCGCCCGCGCATGGACTGGGCCCTGGCCGAGGAAGTGCAGGCCCATCCCGATACCCCTGCTGGACAGGTCAACGCGGGGCTGCGCCAGAGAATCGCCGTGCGAAAGACGCTGCCCCATCTGCACGCCTCCATTGAGTCGCGGGTCATCGCCAGCCCTGACCCACGGGTGCTGGTGCTGCGGCGTGACCACCCGCAAGGCACGTTGCTGGAGCTGTACAACTTCAGCGAGGACCGCGTGGTGCTGCCCGCCTACACCCTGCGCGGCCAGCTGGGCGAGGACGCCCGCGACGCCCTGAGCGGCAGCGCTTTTCACCTGAGCCGGCCAACTTTGACCCTGGACCCCTACCGCGCGTTGTGGTTGACTGCGGCGGAGGTGAACGCATGA